In the genome of Doryrhamphus excisus isolate RoL2022-K1 chromosome 11, RoL_Dexc_1.0, whole genome shotgun sequence, one region contains:
- the sparta gene encoding spartin a isoform X1: MSEPAELLLIKDQYELAFHCLSRGLSLEEGGDQAKAEEYYRKGQQHLIQGLGIPTGGPRQKGPVWDRARELQQRMKGTLETVGKHISDLDASLTPPPGQRQRLLMELTPSLYPLLPAHSPLQHLYPSIPPASQGPAAAAPAAVADPNTLPPLPARRTQPTMSDPQAQPPAYTPQPADGHHSLAHTPAPGEWSGTELEKRNELLLIPAGVQMFFVAPSGQVSALSHPGYLRIVTFEPQHQDPPDGRGPFFLDVCGWLYSLSPHMPVLLATSEIFMFPDTLAPVPGAFVGIVLSSQLPAADREVFEDLMKQLTDFRVQSPDGVGSGVISLSETIPLGPQVVLPGKDKAPLPTWSEKMGEGILSGASRLGHGLVRGAEATTRAINKGALKIRDRLTPEDTPSEVSPHVSRSLQVAKQATDGAVRVSNFLVNGVSTVAEHIAEKMAPHMKKHSAKLIPESMKGKEGEPSNLEGAKFVALSSLQGFSAVWTSLETGAKLIGKSVTSETVQTVTYKYGDDAGQATDTALHSVTNVAVTAHNIDNLGIKAIMKTTGKEAAKAMFKRSDGKNADGRQETATPEQEVAKDTADKDVKKKTVEEGKK, encoded by the exons ATGTCGGAGCCTGCAGAGCTGCTGCTGATCAAAGACCAGTACGAACTGGCCTTCCACTGTCTAAGCCGTGGCCTGTCCCTGGAGGAGGGTGGCGACCAGGCCAAGGCTGAGGAGTACTACCGGAAAGGTCAACAGCACCTCATACAGGGGCTGGGGATACCCACCGGGGGTCCACGTCAGAAGGGGCCTGTGTGGGACCGAGCCAGAGAGCTGCAGCAGAGGATGAAGGGCACACTGGAGACCGTCGGCAAGCACATCTCTGACCTCGATGCCTCGCTCACTCCCCCTCCTGGCCAGAGGCAGCGACTGCTCATGGAGCTGACCCCCAGCCTTTATCCACTGCTGCCCGCCCACAGCCCCCTCCAGCACCTGTACCCGTCTATACCTCCTGCCTCTCAGGGACCTGCCgctgctgctcctgctgccGTCGCCGACCCAAACACACTCCCGCCGCTCCCGGCGAGGAGAACACAACCCACCATGTCTGACCCCCAAGCTCAGCCTCCGGCGTACACCCCTCAACCCGCAGACGGCCACCACAGCCTAGCACACACTCCAGCGCCAGGGGAGTGGAGCGGAACCGAACTAGAGAAGAGAAACGAGCTGCTGTTGATCCCCGCGGGGGTGCAGATGTTCTTTGTGGCCCCCAGTGGGCAGGTGAGCGCTCTCTCTCACCCCGGATACCTCCGCATTGTCACGTTTGAACCCCAGCACCAGGATCCACCCGATGGACGGGGGCCTTTCTTTCTGGAT GTGTGCGGCTGGTTGTACTCACTCAGCCCGCATATGCCGGTGCTGCTGGCCACCTCCGAGATCTTCATGTTCCCGGACACTTTGGCACCTGTGCCAGGCGCCTTCGTCGGCATCGTGCTGTCATCACAGCTTCCCGCTGCTGACCGGGAGGTGTTTGAGGACCTCATGAAGCAGCTGACAGACTTCAGGGTGCAG AGTCCAGACGGTGTGGGGTCAGGGGTCATCAGCCTGAGTGAAACGATACCCCTCGGCCCCCAGGTGGTGTTGCCGGGGAAGGACAAAGCACCACTTCCTACTTGGAGTGAGAAGATGGGCGAGGGAATCTTGTCAG GGGCATCTCGTTTGGGTCACGGCTTGGTCAGAGGGGCAGAGGCCACCACTAGGGCCATTAACAAGGGGGCACTGAAAATCCGGGACCGCCTCACGCCAGAGGACACCCCCTCCGAGGTCAGCCCGCACGTCTCCAGAAGCTTGCAGGTGGCCAAACAGGCCACAGACGGCGCCGTCCGCGTCAGCAATTTCTTGG TAAACGGAGTGAGCACGGTGGCGGAACACATAGCAGAGAAGATGGCCCCTCACATGAAGAAACACAGTGCCAAGTTGATTCCAGAGTCCATGAAGGGCAAAGAGGGGGAACCTTCTAACCTGGAGGGAGCCAAGTTTGTGGCGCTCAGCAGCCTTCAAG GTTTCTCTGCCGTGTGGACCAGTTTGGAGACGGGAGCAAAGCTCATCGGCAAAAGTGTCACATCGGAGACAGTGCAGACGGTGACGTACAA GTACGGTGATGATGCAGGCCAAGCCACAGACACGGCTCTACATTCGGTGACCAACGTCGCCGTGACGGCGCACAACATCGACAATTTGGGCATCAAAGCCATCATGAAGACGACGGGCAAGGAGGCGGCCAAGGCCATGTTCAAAAGGTCGGACGGAAAGAATGCAGACGGCCGGCAGGAGACGGCCACACCTGAACAGGAAGTAGCCAAGGACACAGCCGATAAAGATGTGAAGAAGAAGACGGTGGAAGAGGGCAAAAAATAG
- the sparta gene encoding spartin a isoform X2, whose amino-acid sequence MSEPAELLLIKDQYELAFHCLSRGLSLEEGGDQAKAEEYYRKGQQHLIQGLGIPTGGPRQKGPVWDRARELQQRMKGTLETVGKHISDLDASLTPPPGQRQRLLMELTPSLYPLLPAHSPLQHLYPSIPPASQGPAAAAPAAVADPNTLPPLPARRTQPTMSDPQAQPPAYTPQPADGHHSLAHTPAPGEWSGTELEKRNELLLIPAGVQMFFVAPSGQVSALSHPGYLRIVTFEPQHQDPPDGRGPFFLDVCGWLYSLSPHMPVLLATSEIFMFPDTLAPVPGAFVGIVLSSQLPAADREVFEDLMKQLTDFRVQSPDGVGSGVISLSETIPLGPQVVLPGKDKAPLPTWSEKMGEGILSGASRLGHGLVRGAEATTRAINKGALKIRDRLTPEDTPSEVSPHVSRSLQVAKQATDGAVRVSNFLVNGVSTVAEHIAEKMAPHMKKHSAKLIPESMKGKEGEPSNLEGAKFVALSSLQGFSAVWTSLETGAKLIGKSVTSETVQTVTYKFRGLERLLHKPTNKANT is encoded by the exons ATGTCGGAGCCTGCAGAGCTGCTGCTGATCAAAGACCAGTACGAACTGGCCTTCCACTGTCTAAGCCGTGGCCTGTCCCTGGAGGAGGGTGGCGACCAGGCCAAGGCTGAGGAGTACTACCGGAAAGGTCAACAGCACCTCATACAGGGGCTGGGGATACCCACCGGGGGTCCACGTCAGAAGGGGCCTGTGTGGGACCGAGCCAGAGAGCTGCAGCAGAGGATGAAGGGCACACTGGAGACCGTCGGCAAGCACATCTCTGACCTCGATGCCTCGCTCACTCCCCCTCCTGGCCAGAGGCAGCGACTGCTCATGGAGCTGACCCCCAGCCTTTATCCACTGCTGCCCGCCCACAGCCCCCTCCAGCACCTGTACCCGTCTATACCTCCTGCCTCTCAGGGACCTGCCgctgctgctcctgctgccGTCGCCGACCCAAACACACTCCCGCCGCTCCCGGCGAGGAGAACACAACCCACCATGTCTGACCCCCAAGCTCAGCCTCCGGCGTACACCCCTCAACCCGCAGACGGCCACCACAGCCTAGCACACACTCCAGCGCCAGGGGAGTGGAGCGGAACCGAACTAGAGAAGAGAAACGAGCTGCTGTTGATCCCCGCGGGGGTGCAGATGTTCTTTGTGGCCCCCAGTGGGCAGGTGAGCGCTCTCTCTCACCCCGGATACCTCCGCATTGTCACGTTTGAACCCCAGCACCAGGATCCACCCGATGGACGGGGGCCTTTCTTTCTGGAT GTGTGCGGCTGGTTGTACTCACTCAGCCCGCATATGCCGGTGCTGCTGGCCACCTCCGAGATCTTCATGTTCCCGGACACTTTGGCACCTGTGCCAGGCGCCTTCGTCGGCATCGTGCTGTCATCACAGCTTCCCGCTGCTGACCGGGAGGTGTTTGAGGACCTCATGAAGCAGCTGACAGACTTCAGGGTGCAG AGTCCAGACGGTGTGGGGTCAGGGGTCATCAGCCTGAGTGAAACGATACCCCTCGGCCCCCAGGTGGTGTTGCCGGGGAAGGACAAAGCACCACTTCCTACTTGGAGTGAGAAGATGGGCGAGGGAATCTTGTCAG GGGCATCTCGTTTGGGTCACGGCTTGGTCAGAGGGGCAGAGGCCACCACTAGGGCCATTAACAAGGGGGCACTGAAAATCCGGGACCGCCTCACGCCAGAGGACACCCCCTCCGAGGTCAGCCCGCACGTCTCCAGAAGCTTGCAGGTGGCCAAACAGGCCACAGACGGCGCCGTCCGCGTCAGCAATTTCTTGG TAAACGGAGTGAGCACGGTGGCGGAACACATAGCAGAGAAGATGGCCCCTCACATGAAGAAACACAGTGCCAAGTTGATTCCAGAGTCCATGAAGGGCAAAGAGGGGGAACCTTCTAACCTGGAGGGAGCCAAGTTTGTGGCGCTCAGCAGCCTTCAAG GTTTCTCTGCCGTGTGGACCAGTTTGGAGACGGGAGCAAAGCTCATCGGCAAAAGTGTCACATCGGAGACAGTGCAGACGGTGACGTACAA ATTTAGGGGCTTAGAGCGGCTATTGCACAAGCCCACCAACAAGGCAAACACTTAA
- the ccna1 gene encoding cyclin-A1 yields the protein MDVSSTLRTASHTRKSREADDTPPQRSTRQRTALGQLSVNEQRCPSRTQGSCSSRASRHTDSSLSITGSQGGHDQEDVDADDELSLGAEVSHLRKEDARLLLERPSGSRHVDDFTSNHALRVVEGSQYVDDIHRHMRGKETAFQPTSQYMVQHPELNANMRVILVDWMAEVSHMYKFDSETLHLAVNYVDRFLSRTAYLRRSRLQLLGTAALFVAMKYEEVHLRDLGEFVHVTADTYTQQQLIHMEGQLLRVLHFRLTTPTANNFLRLFMFVHAVCAITENLSLYLLELSLLEMDLLDYTASVMAAAALCLANYTVNRRLWPGCLADLTGYLLDDITACMSALHKLHLSAPTHPQQVIRDEFKRSK from the exons ATGGACGTCAGCAGCACCCTGCGCACTGCCAGCCACACCAGAAAATCCAGAGAGGCAGATGACACGCCGCCTCAGAGGTCGACAAGGCAGCGCACAGCGCTGGGCCAGCTTTCAGTGAACGAGCAGCGCTGTCCGTCACGGACTCAG GGAAGCTGTAGTTCCAGAGCCAGCCGACATACTGATAGctccctgtcaatcacaggcagCCAAGGCGGCCATGACCAGGAGGACGTTGATGCTGATGACGAACTTTCCCTCGGTGCTGAGGTTTCACACCTGAGAAAGGAAGATGCGAGGCTTCTGCTGGAGCGACCTTCAG GGTCGAGGCATGTTGATGATTTTACGTCCAACCACGCCCTGAGGGTCGTGGAGGGGTCACAGTACGTCGACGACATCCACCGCCACATGAGGGGCAAGGAG ACGGCGTTCCAGCCAACATCACAGTACATGGTTCAGCACCCGGAGCTCAACGCTAACATGCGTGTCATCCTGGTGGACTGGATGGCGGAGGTGTCCCACATGTACAAGTTCGACTCCGAGACGCTGCACTTGGCCGTCAACTACGTGGACCGCTTCCTGTCACGCACGGCCTACTTGAGACGCAGTAGGCTGCAGCTGCTCGGTACGGCGGCGCTGTTCGTCGCCAT GAAATACGAGGAGGTCCACTTGCGTGACCTGGGGGAGTTTGTACACGTCACAGCCGACACGTACACACAACAGCAGCTCATCCACATGGAAGGTCAGCTGCTCAGGGTGCTGCACTTCAGGTTGACCACGCCCACCGCCAACAACTTCCTCCGCCTCTTCATGTTCGTCCATGCGGTGTGTGCCATCACGGAGAACCTCAGCCTG TATCTCCTGGAGCTGAGTCTGCTAGAGATGGATCTTCTCGACTACACCGCATCCGTGATGGCGGCCGCCGCACTCTGCCTCGCCAATTACACCGTCAACAGAAGGCTCTGG CCTGGTTGCCTTGCTGACTTGACCGGCTACTTGTTGGATGACATCACAGCCTGCATGAGTGCTTTGCACAAGCTGCATCTGAGTGCTCCGACACATCCCCAACAGGTCATCAGGGATGAATTCAAGAGATCCAAGTAA
- the LOC131137776 gene encoding serine rich and transmembrane domain containing 1, translating to MDAVATGNNETATSPAENGTFLHLSPTSHSTWAAASSAGRGGSVYVYVWLFLGLLLLLLSLLVIALHRLKNIISSSSSCSSSSLPECGSEGRSSFTNMEVCSISSRGQSVSSLCT from the coding sequence ATGGACGCGGTCGCCACAGGCAACAACGAAACCGCAACCTCCCCGGCGGAAAACGGAACCTTCCTCCACCTCTCCCCGACGTCCCATTCCACGTGGGCCGCCGCCTCGTCGGCGGGCCGGGGCGGGAGCGTGTACGTTTACGTTTGGCTCTTCCTcggcctcctgctgctgctgctcagccTGCTGGTCATCGCCCTCCACCGGCTGAAGAACATcatctcctcctcgtcctcatgctcctcttcctcactgCCAGAGTGTGGCAGTGAAGGTCGCAGCTCCTTCACCAACATGGAGGTCTGCAGTATCTCCTCGCGGGGACAGAGCGTCTCCTCCCTGTGTACCTGA